From a single Endozoicomonas euniceicola genomic region:
- a CDS encoding ATP-binding protein produces MSNDNDDNDDNKTKEDKQRVFFQAVKDGKIKTPEFIVWKSKQKALIAQYTDFTKANPYSNSIFAQALPPYISEDEFIKYANYFPNYFTEEVRKLTSPEKHDRATTLDKLFRVTNKNIEVFQKISSAIRRSYTDKVHDGEHQNSRGGIVIYGISSEGKTFAVNFSLSYFYQFIVHLKTRSNYKNSAQPDMDFVIQITWLKIICPSNGGPISLCNNILSAVDALIGSDYEESFKSSYGHRTELDLKIYINRVKQVIKDIHLGVLVIDEIQFIAHGESKQQLADFLVELSDEIGIPIIVIGTLEVISAFSELSFSFKSKLTKDNEVYFEPFEPVNGKAPKGYRSLIRLLFKKYQIGNHPIPIELFDEQEKVLSTATEQAKVESISDIFFHETAGITLYTINLFILLQQHINLLEDKAKRNARKAKYQNKKPTPPKTKSVNEIKTLIKKTAKQSFQINRKYLNAIIRGDKESLQKMKDVDFREFRRKDASKKFQPSVDIEEAQEQYEKNVEIPSKLKTTLDTYGISEKIADEAIKAVMDGYNDETEFELITKAMDLCKKMVEKPDKPIRLSPHIERADIDLGKVQDELEIIRAFCEEQKANKKPGAVPDILRKHGLEFNLEAELDL; encoded by the coding sequence ATGAGTAACGACAATGACGACAATGACGACAATAAAACAAAAGAAGATAAACAAAGAGTATTTTTCCAAGCGGTAAAAGATGGAAAAATCAAAACACCTGAATTTATTGTTTGGAAATCGAAACAAAAAGCTCTCATTGCGCAATATACTGATTTTACAAAGGCAAACCCATACAGCAACTCTATTTTTGCTCAGGCTTTACCTCCTTATATATCAGAAGACGAATTCATTAAATATGCCAATTATTTTCCAAATTATTTTACAGAAGAGGTCAGAAAGTTAACCTCTCCGGAAAAACACGATAGAGCTACAACCTTAGATAAGTTATTCAGGGTCACAAACAAAAATATTGAGGTTTTCCAAAAAATTTCCTCTGCAATAAGAAGAAGTTATACAGACAAAGTTCATGATGGCGAGCATCAGAACTCCAGAGGAGGCATTGTTATATACGGCATCAGCTCAGAAGGAAAAACATTTGCTGTGAATTTCAGTTTATCCTATTTTTATCAGTTTATTGTCCACTTAAAAACCAGATCAAACTATAAAAATTCCGCTCAACCTGATATGGATTTTGTCATACAAATCACATGGCTAAAGATCATTTGCCCCTCAAATGGTGGCCCCATAAGTCTCTGTAATAATATTTTATCTGCCGTTGATGCACTGATTGGTTCTGACTATGAAGAAAGCTTTAAATCAAGTTATGGGCATAGAACAGAACTTGATTTAAAAATATATATCAACCGTGTGAAGCAGGTAATCAAAGACATTCATCTTGGCGTTTTGGTAATTGATGAAATTCAGTTCATAGCACACGGCGAATCCAAACAACAACTCGCTGATTTTCTGGTTGAACTCAGCGATGAAATAGGAATACCTATTATCGTCATTGGTACCCTTGAAGTTATTTCAGCTTTCAGTGAGTTATCTTTCTCATTTAAATCCAAACTAACAAAAGATAATGAGGTTTATTTTGAACCGTTTGAACCTGTAAATGGAAAAGCACCCAAAGGTTATCGCTCACTGATACGATTGCTATTTAAAAAATACCAAATCGGTAATCATCCAATACCCATAGAGCTGTTTGACGAACAGGAAAAAGTCCTTAGTACTGCAACTGAACAAGCCAAAGTAGAATCAATAAGTGATATTTTTTTTCATGAGACAGCTGGAATAACTCTGTATACCATTAACCTTTTTATCTTACTCCAACAACATATAAATTTACTGGAAGATAAAGCTAAACGTAATGCACGTAAAGCCAAATACCAGAATAAAAAACCAACACCTCCCAAAACAAAGTCAGTAAATGAAATCAAGACTCTCATCAAAAAAACAGCAAAACAGTCATTCCAGATAAACAGGAAATACCTTAATGCCATAATAAGAGGTGATAAAGAGTCACTGCAAAAAATGAAAGATGTTGATTTTCGAGAATTCAGGCGAAAAGATGCTTCAAAAAAATTCCAGCCATCTGTCGATATTGAAGAGGCTCAGGAACAGTATGAAAAAAATGTCGAAATCCCCTCAAAATTAAAAACCACCCTGGACACTTATGGCATTTCAGAAAAGATTGCCGATGAAGCCATTAAGGCCGTTATGGATGGTTACAATGACGAAACTGAATTCGAACTTATCACCAAGGCAATGGATCTTTGTAAAAAGATGGTTGAAAAACCAGACAAGCCAATTCGCTTGTCCCCTCACATTGAACGTGCCGATATAGACCTTGGTAAAGTACAAGATGAATTGGAAATAATACGGGCTTTCTGTGAAGAGCAAAAAGCAAACAAAAAACCTGGGGCAGTGCCTGATATTTTACGCAAGCACGGGTTAGAATTTAATCTTGAAGCAGAGTTAGATCTGTAA